A region of Paractinoplanes abujensis DNA encodes the following proteins:
- the rpsL gene encoding 30S ribosomal protein S12: MPTIQQLVRKGRQAKTSKTKTPALKGSPQRRGVCTRVYTTTPKKPNSALRKVARVKLSSQIEVTAYIPGVGHNLQEHSIVLVRGGRVKDLPGVRYKIVRGSLDTQGVRNRKQARSRYGAKKEKS; encoded by the coding sequence GTGCCCACGATCCAGCAGCTGGTCCGCAAGGGCCGACAGGCTAAGACGAGCAAGACCAAGACGCCGGCGCTTAAGGGAAGCCCCCAGCGGCGCGGCGTGTGCACGCGCGTGTACACCACCACCCCCAAGAAGCCGAACTCTGCGCTGCGCAAGGTCGCTCGTGTGAAGCTCAGCAGCCAGATCGAGGTGACGGCGTACATCCCCGGTGTCGGCCACAACCTGCAGGAGCACTCGATCGTGCTCGTGCGTGGCGGTCGTGTGAAGGACCTGCCGGGCGTCCGCTACAAGATCGTCCGTGGTTCGCTGGACACCCAGGGTGTCCGCAACCGCAAGCAGGCTCGCAGCCGTTACGGCGCGAAGAAGGAGAAGAGCTGA
- a CDS encoding DNA-directed RNA polymerase subunit beta' produces the protein MLDVNFFDELRIGLATADDIRQWSHGEVKKPETINYRTLKPEKDGLFCEKIFGPQRDWECYCGKYKRVRFKGIICERCGVEVTRSKVRRERMGHIELAASVTHIWYFKGVPSRLGYLLDLAPKDLEKIIYFASYVVTSVDAEARHRDLSTIENEIFAEKRQSENSRDSEIEKRAAKLEQDLAELEAEGAKADVRRKVKEAGEREMRQIRDKAQREIDRLDEVLDTFRKLDSKQLVTDELLYRELRDRFGEYFTGGMGAEAIKALLTNMDLDAEAENLREIIRTGKGQRKIRALKRLKVVAAFLNTRNSPLGMVLDCVPVIPPDLRPMVQLDGGRFATSDLNDLYRRVINRNNRLKRLIDLGAPEIIVNNEKRMLQEAVDALFDNGRRGRPVTGPGNRPLKSLSDMLKGKQGRFRQNLLGKRVDYSGRSVIVVGPRLKLHQCGLPKQMALELFKPFVMKRLVDLNHAQNIKSAKRMVERQRPVVWDVLEEVISEHPVLLNRAPTLHRLGIQAFEPQLVEGKAIQIHPLVCTAFNADFDGDQMAVHVPLSAEAQAEARILMLSSNNILKPADGKPVTMPTQDMVIGLYYLTHETPGTKGEGRVFSSDAEARMAFDNGELHLQAPVKIRLREVIGVDNGAKGAAWTAPEDWTEGEPLLVETTLGRVIFNETLPPGYRFVNYEIRKGQLSAIVNDLAERFPKVSLAATLDALKEAGFHWATWSGVTIGMGDVIGPERKPEILQRYQVEADRIDKQYQRGLMTAEERRGELIEIWTKATNEISKEMENSLPHENPLWVMINSGARGNLLQLRQIAAIRGLVANPKGEIIPRPITSSYREGLTVLEYFISTHGARKGLADTALRTADSGYLTRRLVDVSQDVIIREEDCGTDRAIPMQVGEREADGTLVVHVHAETGVHARTLADDIKDANGNLVVARGSDLNSILVDQLVAAGVENVRVRSVLTCESKLGVCAACYGRSLPTGKGVDIGEAVGIIAAQSIGEPGTQLTMRTFHTGGVAGEDITQGLPRVQEIFEARVPKGKAPIADTPGRIRIEDGERSRKIIVVPDDGSEEIVYDKISKRVKLRAHDGDHVGVGEKLTEGTIDPHELLRIMGPRAVQVHLTSEVQEVYRSQGVLIHDKHIEIIIRQMLKRVTVIDSGAAEFLPGVLVDRALFESENRRLVGEGGEPAAGRPVLMGITKASLATDSWLSAASFQETTRVLTDAAINSRSDSLVGLKENVIIGKLIPAGTGISKYRNIRVEPTEEAKAKVYSMTGYPETDYGFGPASGQAVPLDDFDFGSYR, from the coding sequence GTGCTCGACGTCAACTTCTTCGACGAGTTGCGCATCGGCCTGGCCACCGCTGACGACATCCGGCAGTGGTCGCACGGCGAGGTCAAGAAGCCCGAGACGATCAACTACCGCACGCTCAAGCCCGAGAAGGACGGACTCTTCTGCGAGAAGATCTTCGGTCCGCAGCGGGACTGGGAGTGCTACTGCGGCAAGTACAAGCGGGTCCGGTTCAAGGGCATCATCTGTGAGCGCTGCGGCGTCGAGGTGACCCGGTCCAAGGTCCGCCGTGAGCGCATGGGCCACATCGAGCTGGCCGCCTCGGTCACGCACATCTGGTACTTCAAGGGTGTGCCGAGCCGCCTGGGCTACCTGCTCGACCTTGCGCCCAAGGACCTCGAGAAGATCATTTACTTCGCCTCGTACGTGGTCACGAGCGTTGACGCCGAGGCGCGTCACCGCGACCTGTCCACGATCGAGAACGAGATCTTCGCCGAGAAGCGCCAGTCCGAGAACAGCCGCGACTCGGAGATCGAGAAGCGTGCCGCGAAGCTGGAGCAGGACCTCGCGGAGCTCGAAGCCGAAGGGGCCAAGGCGGACGTGCGCCGCAAGGTCAAGGAGGCCGGCGAGCGCGAGATGCGCCAGATCCGTGACAAGGCGCAGCGGGAGATCGACCGGCTCGACGAGGTGCTCGACACCTTCCGCAAGCTCGACTCCAAGCAGCTGGTCACCGACGAGCTGCTCTACCGCGAGCTGCGGGACCGCTTCGGTGAGTACTTCACCGGTGGCATGGGCGCCGAGGCGATCAAGGCGCTGCTGACGAACATGGACCTGGACGCCGAGGCCGAGAACCTGCGCGAGATCATTCGTACGGGTAAGGGCCAGCGCAAGATCCGTGCTCTCAAGCGCCTCAAGGTCGTCGCCGCGTTCCTGAACACGCGTAACTCGCCGCTCGGCATGGTGCTGGACTGCGTTCCGGTCATCCCGCCGGACCTGCGCCCGATGGTGCAGCTCGACGGTGGCCGCTTCGCCACGTCCGACCTGAACGACCTGTACCGCCGCGTGATCAACCGCAACAACCGGCTCAAGCGGCTCATCGACCTCGGCGCGCCCGAGATCATCGTGAACAACGAGAAGCGGATGCTGCAGGAGGCCGTCGACGCGCTGTTCGACAACGGCCGCCGCGGCCGGCCGGTCACCGGCCCGGGTAACCGCCCGCTCAAGTCGCTGTCCGACATGCTCAAGGGCAAGCAGGGCCGGTTCCGTCAGAACCTGCTCGGCAAGCGCGTCGACTACTCCGGCCGTTCGGTCATCGTCGTCGGCCCGCGCCTGAAGCTGCACCAGTGCGGTCTGCCCAAGCAGATGGCGCTGGAGCTGTTCAAGCCGTTCGTGATGAAGCGCCTGGTCGACTTGAACCACGCGCAGAACATCAAGTCGGCCAAGCGCATGGTCGAGCGTCAGCGGCCGGTCGTGTGGGACGTCCTCGAAGAGGTCATCAGCGAGCACCCGGTGCTGCTGAACCGCGCGCCGACGCTGCACCGCCTGGGCATCCAGGCCTTCGAGCCGCAGCTGGTCGAGGGCAAGGCGATCCAGATCCACCCGCTCGTCTGTACGGCGTTCAACGCCGACTTCGACGGTGACCAGATGGCGGTGCACGTGCCGCTGTCGGCCGAGGCGCAGGCCGAGGCCCGGATCCTGATGCTCTCGTCGAACAACATCCTCAAGCCGGCCGACGGCAAGCCGGTCACCATGCCGACCCAGGACATGGTCATCGGGCTGTACTACCTGACCCACGAGACGCCCGGCACCAAGGGCGAGGGACGGGTGTTCAGCTCGGACGCCGAGGCGCGGATGGCCTTCGACAACGGCGAACTGCACCTGCAGGCGCCGGTGAAGATCCGGCTGCGCGAGGTCATCGGCGTCGACAACGGGGCCAAGGGCGCCGCGTGGACCGCGCCGGAGGACTGGACCGAGGGCGAGCCGCTGCTGGTCGAGACCACTCTCGGCCGGGTCATCTTCAACGAGACGCTGCCCCCGGGCTACCGTTTCGTGAACTACGAGATCCGCAAGGGTCAGCTGTCGGCGATCGTCAACGACCTCGCCGAGCGCTTCCCCAAGGTCAGCCTCGCGGCGACCCTGGACGCGCTCAAGGAGGCCGGCTTCCACTGGGCCACCTGGTCCGGTGTGACGATCGGCATGGGCGACGTCATCGGCCCGGAGCGCAAGCCGGAGATCCTGCAGCGCTACCAGGTCGAGGCGGACCGGATCGACAAGCAGTACCAGCGTGGTCTCATGACCGCCGAGGAGCGTCGCGGCGAGCTCATCGAGATCTGGACCAAGGCCACGAACGAGATCTCCAAGGAGATGGAGAACTCGCTCCCGCACGAGAACCCGCTCTGGGTCATGATCAACTCGGGCGCCCGCGGTAACCTGCTGCAGCTCCGGCAGATCGCCGCGATCCGTGGCCTGGTGGCCAACCCCAAGGGTGAGATCATCCCGCGGCCGATCACCTCGTCGTACCGCGAGGGCCTGACCGTGCTGGAGTACTTCATCTCCACCCACGGTGCTCGTAAGGGTCTGGCCGACACCGCGCTGCGTACCGCCGACTCGGGTTACCTGACCCGTCGTCTGGTGGACGTCTCGCAGGACGTCATCATCCGCGAGGAGGACTGCGGCACCGACCGCGCGATCCCGATGCAGGTGGGCGAGCGCGAGGCCGACGGCACGCTGGTCGTGCACGTGCACGCCGAGACCGGGGTGCACGCTCGTACGCTGGCCGACGACATCAAGGACGCCAACGGCAACCTGGTCGTGGCGCGCGGCTCGGACCTCAACTCGATCCTGGTCGACCAGCTGGTCGCGGCGGGTGTCGAGAACGTCCGGGTGCGCTCGGTGCTGACCTGCGAGTCGAAGCTCGGCGTGTGCGCGGCCTGCTACGGCCGTTCGCTGCCGACGGGCAAGGGCGTGGACATCGGTGAGGCGGTCGGCATCATCGCCGCCCAGTCCATCGGTGAGCCGGGCACGCAGCTGACGATGCGTACCTTCCACACCGGTGGTGTCGCGGGTGAGGACATCACCCAGGGTCTGCCGCGTGTGCAGGAGATCTTCGAGGCCCGCGTGCCCAAGGGCAAGGCGCCCATCGCCGACACCCCGGGACGCATCCGCATCGAGGACGGCGAGCGCTCGCGCAAGATCATCGTGGTGCCGGACGACGGCAGCGAGGAGATCGTCTACGACAAGATCTCCAAGCGCGTCAAGCTCCGGGCCCACGACGGCGACCACGTCGGCGTCGGCGAGAAGCTGACCGAGGGCACCATCGACCCGCACGAGCTTCTGCGGATCATGGGTCCGCGGGCGGTCCAGGTCCACCTGACCTCCGAGGTCCAGGAGGTCTACCGCTCGCAGGGTGTGCTCATCCACGACAAGCACATCGAGATCATCATTCGCCAGATGCTCAAGCGGGTGACGGTCATCGACTCGGGCGCGGCGGAGTTCCTGCCGGGCGTGCTGGTCGACCGGGCGCTGTTCGAGTCGGAGAACCGCCGGCTCGTCGGCGAGGGTGGCGAGCCCGCCGCCGGTCGTCCGGTGCTCATGGGTATCACCAAGGCCTCGCTGGCCACCGACTCCTGGCTCTCCGCGGCCTCCTTCCAGGAGACCACCCGGGTGCTCACCGACGCTGCGATCAACTCGCGCAGCGACTCGCTGGTGGGCCTCAAGGAGAACGTCATCATCGGTAAGCTCATCCCGGCCGGTACGGGTATCTCCAAGTACCGCAACATCCGGGTCGAACCGACCGAGGAGGCCAAGGCCAAGGTGTACTCGATGACCGGGTACCCCGAGACCGACTACGGCTTCGGGCCGGCCAGCGGGCAGGCTGTGCCGCTGGACGACTTCGACTTCGGGTCGTACCGGTAA